The proteins below come from a single Rhodococcus sp. WMMA185 genomic window:
- the murA gene encoding UDP-N-acetylglucosamine 1-carboxyvinyltransferase translates to MSERFLVTGGSRLVGEVSVGGAKNSVLKLMAAALLAEGTTTVTNCPDILDVPLMADVLRGLGCEVELGDSSVRITTPAEPKYHADFAAVRQFRASVCVLGPLVARCRRAVVALPGGDAIGSRPLDMHQSGLRLLGAHSTIEHGCVVAQADDLHGANIRLAFPSVGATENILMAAVLASGETVIDNAAREPEIVDLCNMLIEMGAKIQGAGSSTLTIQGVAKLEPTTHRVIGDRIVAATWGIAASMTRGDITVRGISPKHLGLVLDKLRVAGATVTAESDGFRVVQEDRPTAVNFATLPYPGFPTDLQPMAIGLAAVAEGTSMITENVFEARFRFVEEMIRLGADARTDGHHAVIRGVAQLSSAPVWSSDIRAGAGLVLAGLVAEGVTEVHDVFHIDRGYPYFVEILQNLGAQIERVGTAPPGIDGH, encoded by the coding sequence GTGAGCGAACGCTTCCTTGTTACTGGCGGTAGCCGCCTCGTAGGTGAAGTGTCTGTCGGGGGCGCGAAGAACAGCGTTCTCAAGCTGATGGCCGCTGCGCTGTTGGCAGAAGGCACCACAACCGTCACCAACTGTCCGGACATCCTGGACGTCCCCTTGATGGCCGACGTTCTGCGTGGACTCGGGTGTGAGGTGGAACTCGGTGATTCGAGCGTCCGAATCACCACCCCTGCCGAGCCCAAATATCACGCCGACTTTGCAGCGGTTCGTCAGTTCCGCGCATCCGTGTGCGTGCTCGGGCCCCTCGTTGCGCGTTGCCGGCGTGCCGTTGTCGCGCTACCCGGTGGCGATGCGATCGGTTCGAGGCCGCTCGATATGCACCAGTCGGGTCTCCGCTTGCTCGGTGCCCACAGCACGATCGAACACGGTTGTGTGGTGGCCCAAGCCGATGATCTGCACGGCGCGAACATTCGGCTGGCCTTCCCCTCGGTTGGCGCGACTGAGAACATCCTCATGGCGGCCGTCCTGGCCAGTGGTGAGACGGTGATCGACAATGCTGCTCGCGAGCCCGAGATCGTCGATTTGTGCAACATGCTCATCGAGATGGGCGCCAAGATCCAGGGGGCCGGGTCGTCGACACTGACGATTCAGGGGGTCGCAAAGCTCGAGCCGACCACACACCGCGTCATCGGCGACCGTATCGTCGCGGCGACGTGGGGAATTGCGGCATCGATGACGCGTGGCGACATCACTGTCCGTGGAATCAGTCCGAAGCATCTCGGATTGGTTCTCGACAAGCTTCGTGTGGCAGGAGCGACGGTTACCGCCGAGTCCGACGGCTTCCGCGTGGTTCAGGAAGACCGGCCGACCGCCGTGAACTTCGCGACGCTGCCGTATCCCGGGTTTCCGACCGACCTTCAGCCGATGGCAATCGGACTCGCCGCAGTGGCGGAGGGGACGTCGATGATCACAGAGAACGTCTTCGAGGCCCGGTTCCGTTTCGTAGAGGAGATGATCCGGCTGGGCGCGGATGCCCGGACGGACGGCCACCATGCGGTCATTCGCGGAGTCGCGCAGTTGTCGAGTGCACCAGTGTGGTCGTCGGATATCCGAGCCGGTGCGGGCCTCGTGCTGGCCGGACTGGTCGCCGAGGGTGTGACGGAAGTACACGACGTCTTCCACATCGACCGAGGGTACCCATACTTCGTCGAGATCCTTCAGAACCTCGGAGCCCAGATCGAGAGGGTGGGCACTGCTCCGCCGGGAATCGATGGTCACTGA
- a CDS encoding ATP synthase F0 subunit C: protein MSLAYLAQETVETTASGYGAIGYGLAAIGPGIGVGIVVGKAIEGMVRQPEMAGQVRTTMFLGIAFTEALALIGLVAGFIF from the coding sequence ATGAGCCTCGCGTACCTGGCACAGGAAACGGTCGAGACCACAGCAAGCGGTTACGGAGCCATCGGCTACGGCCTCGCCGCGATCGGACCCGGCATCGGCGTGGGTATCGTCGTGGGCAAGGCGATCGAGGGCATGGTCCGCCAGCCCGAGATGGCCGGACAGGTTCGTACCACGATGTTCCTCGGTATCGCCTTCACCGAAGCGCTCGCGCTGATCGGCCTCGTTGCCGGCTTCATTTTCTAA
- the atpA gene encoding F0F1 ATP synthase subunit alpha, whose translation MAELTISSDEIRSAIDNYTASYSPEASREEVGVVTDTSDGIAHVSGLPSAMANELLEFPGGVLGVALNLDATDIGAVILGDFENIEEGQEVKRTGDVLSVPVGDGFLGRVVNPLGQPIDGLGEIESSETRALELQAASVLERQPVEEPLQTGIKAIDAMTPIGRGQRQLVIGDRKTGKTAVCIDAILNQKANWETGDPKQQVRCIYVAIGQKGSTIAGVKAALEEQGAMEYTTIVAAPASDSAGFKWLAPYTGSAIGQHWMYQGNHVLVVFDDLTKQAEAYRAISLLLRRPPGREAYPGDVFYLHSRLLERSAKLSDALGGGSLTALPIIETKANDVSAYIPTNVISITDGQVFLESDLFNKGVRPAINVGISVSRVGGAAQTKGMKKVSGSLRLELAQFRELEAFSAFASDLDAASKAQLERGARLVELLKQDQYSPIPVEDQIVSIYLAGEGAFDSVPVADVRRFEAELLDDLRRNASSVYDSIKGGKALDEENATTLKKAADKFKEGFIASDGSRVVNEAEAEALDASEVGQEQVTVKRTTVSK comes from the coding sequence ATGGCGGAGCTGACGATCTCCTCCGACGAGATCCGTAGCGCGATCGACAACTACACCGCGAGCTACTCCCCGGAGGCCTCCCGCGAAGAGGTCGGCGTTGTGACCGACACCAGCGACGGCATCGCACACGTCAGTGGCCTGCCTTCGGCGATGGCCAACGAACTGCTCGAGTTCCCCGGCGGAGTCTTGGGCGTCGCACTGAACCTCGATGCCACCGACATCGGTGCCGTCATCCTGGGTGACTTCGAGAACATCGAAGAGGGCCAGGAAGTCAAGCGCACCGGCGACGTCCTGTCGGTGCCCGTGGGTGACGGCTTCCTCGGCCGTGTCGTGAACCCACTCGGCCAGCCGATCGACGGCCTCGGCGAAATCGAGAGCTCCGAGACCCGAGCCCTCGAACTGCAGGCTGCTTCGGTGCTCGAGCGCCAGCCCGTCGAGGAGCCGCTCCAGACCGGCATCAAGGCCATCGACGCGATGACCCCGATCGGCCGTGGCCAGCGCCAGCTCGTCATCGGCGACCGCAAGACCGGCAAGACCGCCGTCTGCATCGACGCGATCTTGAACCAGAAGGCGAACTGGGAGACCGGCGACCCCAAGCAGCAGGTGCGCTGCATCTACGTCGCGATCGGCCAGAAGGGTTCGACCATCGCGGGCGTCAAGGCAGCGCTCGAGGAGCAGGGCGCGATGGAGTACACGACCATCGTCGCGGCCCCTGCCTCCGACTCGGCTGGTTTCAAGTGGCTCGCGCCCTACACCGGTTCGGCGATCGGTCAGCACTGGATGTACCAGGGCAATCACGTCCTCGTCGTCTTCGACGACCTGACGAAGCAGGCCGAGGCTTACCGCGCGATCTCGCTGCTGCTTCGTCGTCCGCCGGGACGTGAGGCATACCCCGGTGACGTCTTCTACCTGCACTCCCGGTTGCTCGAGCGTTCGGCCAAGCTGTCCGACGCGCTCGGCGGCGGCTCGCTGACCGCGCTGCCGATCATCGAGACCAAGGCCAACGACGTCTCGGCGTACATCCCGACCAACGTCATCTCCATCACCGATGGTCAGGTGTTCCTCGAATCCGACCTGTTCAACAAGGGCGTCCGGCCGGCGATCAACGTCGGTATCTCGGTGTCCCGTGTCGGTGGTGCCGCGCAGACCAAGGGCATGAAGAAGGTGTCCGGTTCGCTGCGTCTCGAGCTGGCGCAGTTCCGTGAGCTCGAGGCATTCTCGGCCTTCGCTTCGGACCTCGATGCCGCATCGAAGGCCCAGCTCGAGCGCGGTGCTCGCCTTGTCGAGTTGCTCAAGCAGGACCAGTACAGCCCGATCCCCGTCGAGGACCAGATCGTGTCGATCTACCTCGCCGGTGAAGGTGCCTTCGACAGCGTCCCGGTCGCTGACGTCCGTCGCTTCGAAGCGGAACTTCTCGACGATCTGCGCCGTAACGCGTCGTCGGTCTACGACAGCATCAAGGGCGGCAAGGCTCTCGACGAGGAGAACGCCACCACGCTGAAGAAGGCTGCCGACAAGTTCAAGGAGGGCTTCATCGCCTCCGACGGCAGTCGGGTAGTGAACGAGGCCGAGGCCGAGGCTCTGGACGCGTCCGAGGTGGGCCAGGAGCAGGTCACCGTCAAGCGCACCACCGTCAGCAAGTGA
- a CDS encoding cob(I)yrinic acid a,c-diamide adenosyltransferase — protein sequence MAVHLTKIYTRTGDDGTTGLSDFSRVSKNDPRLIAYADCDEANASIGVAISLGDPPEEIRSILQQIQNDLFDAGADLSTPVVDDPKHPPLRITEEYVDRLEAWCDELNERLEPLHSFILPGGTPLGALLHVARTITRRAERSAWAAVEANPQDTGTLPAKYLNRLSDLLFIMSRLANPEGDVLWKPGSGQS from the coding sequence ATGGCCGTACATCTCACCAAGATCTACACCCGGACCGGCGACGACGGAACCACTGGGCTCAGCGACTTCTCTCGCGTCTCGAAGAACGATCCGCGTCTGATCGCGTACGCCGACTGCGACGAGGCCAACGCATCGATCGGTGTCGCAATCTCCCTGGGTGACCCCCCAGAAGAGATTCGGTCGATCCTTCAGCAGATTCAGAACGACCTATTCGACGCTGGTGCCGACCTTTCCACCCCGGTGGTCGACGATCCGAAGCATCCACCACTACGAATCACCGAGGAATACGTCGACCGCCTCGAGGCCTGGTGCGATGAACTGAACGAGCGGCTCGAGCCCCTGCATTCGTTCATTCTTCCCGGAGGGACGCCCCTAGGAGCCCTGTTGCACGTCGCGCGAACCATAACCCGGCGCGCCGAACGGTCCGCGTGGGCAGCCGTTGAAGCGAACCCGCAAGACACCGGCACGCTTCCGGCGAAGTATCTCAACCGGTTGTCCGACCTTCTGTTCATCATGAGCAGGCTTGCCAATCCCGAAGGTGACGTGCTGTGGAAACCCGGCTCGGGACAGTCCTGA
- a CDS encoding F0F1 ATP synthase subunit delta — MYAASREALTQTRAALSAALGSVSAGAGTAAAAQTGAELFSVVETLDDQRTLRSALSDNSTARTAREGLAEQVFNGKVSPATLAALKAAAGQDWSSTSDLLNSLVLLGRESLLKAAADQNQLDAVEDELFRLGRIVAGNANLEQALSDRSVPAKGKRDLLSKLLYGKVTAVTEALANQAVGRLKSAPADAFDQLANLAAAQRETVVAKVRSASALTSEQSDRLAATLTRTYGKPVTVHVEVDPELLSGLVVRVGDEVIDGSAAGRLAALRKSLT, encoded by the coding sequence ATGTACGCAGCGAGCCGTGAGGCCTTGACGCAGACCCGTGCTGCGTTGTCGGCGGCCCTGGGGTCCGTCTCCGCCGGAGCGGGCACAGCGGCTGCGGCTCAGACCGGAGCGGAGCTGTTCTCGGTCGTCGAGACCCTGGATGATCAGCGCACTCTTCGCAGCGCGCTGTCAGACAACTCGACGGCCCGAACCGCTCGCGAAGGTCTGGCCGAGCAGGTGTTCAACGGCAAGGTATCGCCGGCGACCCTTGCCGCTCTGAAGGCGGCTGCGGGTCAGGACTGGTCGTCCACCTCCGACCTGCTCAACTCGCTGGTACTCCTGGGGAGGGAGTCGCTCCTGAAGGCGGCTGCCGACCAGAACCAGCTCGACGCGGTCGAAGACGAGCTGTTTCGTCTCGGCCGCATCGTTGCCGGAAACGCGAACCTCGAGCAGGCTCTGTCCGATCGTTCCGTACCGGCGAAGGGCAAGCGTGACCTGCTCTCCAAGTTGCTGTACGGCAAGGTCACCGCTGTCACTGAGGCGCTGGCGAACCAGGCCGTGGGACGATTGAAGTCCGCGCCTGCGGATGCCTTCGACCAATTGGCAAATCTTGCCGCGGCGCAACGGGAAACCGTTGTCGCCAAGGTTCGGAGCGCTTCCGCTCTGACCAGTGAGCAGTCGGATCGGTTGGCCGCCACCTTGACCCGTACCTACGGGAAGCCGGTGACGGTTCACGTGGAGGTCGATCCCGAACTCCTCAGCGGCTTGGTCGTCCGGGTGGGCGACGAGGTGATCGACGGCAGTGCGGCGGGACGTCTCGCCGCGTTGCGGAAGTCCCTCACGTAG
- a CDS encoding F0F1 ATP synthase subunit epsilon: MAEMTVELVAVERRLWSGSATLVSAQTTEGEIGVMPGHEPVLGQLVEGGVVSITTADGERVVAAVHGGFLSVTARTVTILAESADLAEDIDVVAARAALEESGDDLEAAAAAKGRIRAVERA; encoded by the coding sequence ATGGCTGAGATGACTGTGGAACTCGTCGCCGTGGAGCGACGGTTGTGGTCTGGTTCGGCGACTCTCGTCAGTGCGCAGACGACCGAGGGAGAGATCGGTGTCATGCCTGGGCATGAACCAGTTCTCGGACAGCTGGTCGAGGGCGGCGTGGTGTCGATCACGACGGCCGACGGCGAGCGTGTCGTTGCTGCTGTGCACGGGGGATTCCTGTCCGTGACCGCGAGGACAGTCACGATCCTCGCCGAGTCCGCCGACTTGGCCGAGGACATCGATGTGGTTGCGGCAAGGGCGGCGCTCGAAGAGAGTGGAGACGACCTCGAGGCGGCTGCCGCCGCAAAGGGGCGGATCCGCGCTGTAGAGCGCGCCTAG
- a CDS encoding DUF2550 domain-containing protein, whose amino-acid sequence MTVLIILVVLVTALVAVFLYRFLVLRRGGTAAILRVMPAEAGIGWRHGVIRYGEDSLVFFKLSSLRPGPDSRIERQGVEVESRRSPEGSEFDIMSDEIVILSVTDGGKAYEIALDVGALTAFLSWVESRPSGRWVRGRRV is encoded by the coding sequence ATGACGGTGTTGATCATTCTGGTTGTGCTGGTCACCGCTCTCGTCGCGGTTTTCTTGTATCGATTTCTTGTGTTGCGCCGCGGTGGTACCGCGGCCATTCTCCGCGTTATGCCTGCAGAGGCGGGCATCGGATGGCGCCATGGCGTCATCCGATACGGCGAGGATTCCCTCGTCTTCTTCAAACTATCGAGTCTGCGCCCCGGCCCCGATTCGCGCATCGAGCGCCAAGGGGTCGAAGTCGAAAGTCGTCGTAGCCCCGAAGGCTCCGAGTTCGACATCATGTCCGACGAGATTGTCATTCTCTCGGTGACGGACGGGGGGAAGGCCTATGAGATCGCCTTGGACGTCGGTGCGTTGACCGCGTTCCTGTCGTGGGTCGAATCACGTCCGTCCGGCAGGTGGGTTCGCGGCCGGCGCGTCTAG
- a CDS encoding F0F1 ATP synthase subunit B, which translates to MPTTIALLAAAGEDQNPLLPATYDITWSIVALVVVGLVFWKYVLPMFQKVLAERTEQIDGGIKRAEEAQAEAKAALEQYRAQLAEARTEAAQIREDARAQGQQIIDEMKAQAQEESDRIVASGHSQLVAQRQQIVTELRGELGRTAVDLAEKVIGESLADDVKRAGTVDRFLNELETIGANSAAGK; encoded by the coding sequence ATGCCAACCACCATCGCATTGCTCGCCGCAGCCGGGGAGGACCAGAATCCCCTCCTGCCCGCGACGTATGACATCACCTGGTCGATCGTCGCCCTGGTCGTCGTCGGCTTGGTCTTCTGGAAGTACGTCCTTCCGATGTTCCAGAAGGTTCTCGCCGAGCGCACCGAGCAGATCGACGGCGGCATCAAGAGGGCCGAAGAGGCGCAGGCCGAAGCCAAGGCAGCGCTCGAGCAGTACCGCGCTCAACTCGCCGAAGCTCGTACCGAAGCCGCGCAGATCCGTGAGGACGCACGTGCCCAGGGGCAGCAGATCATCGATGAGATGAAGGCGCAGGCTCAGGAAGAAAGCGACCGCATCGTGGCTTCCGGCCACAGCCAACTGGTCGCACAGCGTCAGCAGATCGTCACTGAACTGCGTGGCGAGCTCGGTCGCACCGCAGTCGACCTCGCGGAAAAGGTCATCGGGGAGTCTCTCGCCGATGATGTGAAGCGAGCTGGCACGGTCGACCGATTCCTGAACGAGCTCGAGACCATCGGCGCAAACTCCGCAGCAGGGAAGTGA
- the atpB gene encoding F0F1 ATP synthase subunit A has protein sequence MAADRLRERTLSVTFMAAGEYQPPSLADFYPPAVLFEGTAFELDRLVLIRLLMSGLVALFFVIAMRSPKLVPTGVQNVAEFALDFVRIHIAEEILGKEQGKRFLPIITTIFFIVLASNFAGIIPFLNISPNGRIGMPLVLAALAYIVFNYVGIKKYGFFKYVKSSIVVPGVPLPLHFLLIPIEFISTFILRPFTLMVRLMANLLAGHILLVLFFSATQFFFFTSGGFQAVFGVASLAASIGFTFFELLVIFLQAYVFALLTSVYIDLALHADSH, from the coding sequence ATGGCTGCGGACCGACTACGGGAGAGAACGCTGAGCGTCACCTTCATGGCCGCGGGTGAATATCAACCGCCGTCCCTCGCTGATTTCTACCCGCCCGCCGTGCTGTTCGAGGGAACGGCCTTCGAGCTCGACCGCTTGGTGCTGATCCGTCTCCTGATGTCGGGCCTGGTCGCGCTGTTCTTCGTCATCGCGATGCGGAGCCCGAAACTCGTTCCGACCGGCGTCCAGAATGTTGCCGAGTTCGCGCTCGATTTCGTTCGGATTCACATCGCCGAAGAGATCCTCGGTAAGGAACAGGGTAAGCGCTTCCTGCCGATCATTACGACGATCTTCTTCATCGTGTTGGCAAGTAATTTTGCCGGCATCATACCTTTCCTGAACATCTCGCCGAACGGGCGAATCGGTATGCCGCTCGTGCTCGCGGCGCTCGCATACATCGTGTTCAACTACGTGGGTATCAAGAAGTACGGATTCTTCAAGTACGTCAAGAGCAGCATTGTTGTTCCCGGCGTCCCGTTGCCCTTGCACTTCTTGCTGATACCGATCGAGTTCATCTCGACCTTCATCCTCCGGCCGTTCACCCTCATGGTCCGTCTCATGGCCAACTTGCTCGCCGGACACATCTTGCTGGTGCTGTTCTTCAGTGCCACGCAGTTCTTCTTCTTCACCTCGGGCGGCTTCCAAGCAGTCTTCGGTGTGGCTTCTCTTGCTGCCAGCATCGGGTTCACCTTCTTCGAGCTGCTGGTGATCTTCCTACAGGCCTACGTTTTCGCGCTGCTCACGTCGGTGTACATCGACCTCGCGTTGCACGCGGATTCGCACTAG
- the atpD gene encoding F0F1 ATP synthase subunit beta, with translation MTAAVTENNGVGPDSSVAGRVVRVIGPVVDVEFPRGAIPELFNALHAEVTLPSVAKKLTLEVAQHLGDNLVRTISMQPTDGLVRGTSVSDTGKPISVPVGDVVKGHVFNALGDCLDAPGTGRDGEQWGIHRKPPAFDQLEGKTEILETGIKVIDLLTPYVKGGKIGLFGGAGVGKTVLIQEMITRIAREFSGTSVFAGVGERTREGTDLHLEMEEMGVLQDTALVFGQMDEPPGTRMRVALSALTMAEYFRDVQGQDVLLFIDNIFRFTQAGSEVSTLLGRMPSAVGYQPTLADEMGELQERITSTRGRSITSLQAIYVPADDYTDPAPATTFAHLDATTELSRPISQMGIYPAVDPLTSTSRILEPGIVGAEHFRVANEVKRILQKYKELQDIIAILGMDELQEEDKVLVGRARRLQKFLGQNFIVAEKFTGEAGSVVPLRDTIEAFDRVCKGEFDHLPEQAFNSCGGLDDVEAAAKKIAGK, from the coding sequence ATGACCGCAGCAGTAACCGAAAACAACGGGGTAGGCCCGGATTCGTCCGTCGCCGGCCGCGTCGTGCGGGTCATCGGTCCCGTCGTGGACGTTGAATTCCCGCGTGGTGCGATTCCTGAACTCTTCAACGCCTTGCACGCCGAGGTCACGCTTCCCTCGGTCGCGAAGAAGCTGACCCTCGAGGTCGCACAGCACCTCGGCGACAACCTGGTGCGCACCATCTCGATGCAGCCGACCGACGGTCTCGTCCGCGGCACCTCTGTGTCCGACACGGGCAAGCCGATCTCCGTTCCTGTCGGTGACGTCGTCAAGGGCCACGTGTTCAACGCCCTGGGCGATTGCCTCGACGCCCCCGGCACCGGTCGTGACGGCGAGCAGTGGGGCATCCACCGCAAGCCGCCGGCCTTCGACCAGCTCGAGGGCAAGACCGAGATCCTCGAGACCGGTATCAAGGTCATCGACCTCCTCACCCCGTACGTCAAGGGTGGAAAGATCGGTCTGTTCGGTGGCGCCGGCGTCGGCAAGACCGTTCTGATCCAGGAGATGATCACCCGTATCGCCCGGGAATTCTCGGGAACGTCGGTGTTCGCCGGCGTCGGTGAGCGCACCCGTGAAGGCACCGACCTCCACCTCGAGATGGAAGAGATGGGCGTCCTCCAGGACACCGCCCTTGTCTTCGGTCAGATGGACGAGCCGCCGGGAACGCGTATGCGCGTCGCCCTGTCCGCGCTGACCATGGCGGAGTACTTCCGCGATGTCCAGGGCCAGGACGTGCTGTTGTTCATCGACAACATCTTCCGTTTCACCCAGGCCGGTTCCGAGGTGTCGACCCTGCTCGGTCGTATGCCCTCGGCCGTGGGCTACCAGCCGACCCTGGCTGACGAGATGGGCGAGCTGCAGGAGCGCATCACCTCGACGCGAGGACGTTCCATCACCTCGCTGCAGGCGATCTACGTGCCCGCGGACGACTACACCGACCCCGCGCCTGCTACGACATTCGCGCACCTCGATGCGACAACGGAGCTCTCGCGTCCGATCTCGCAGATGGGTATCTACCCTGCTGTGGACCCGCTGACCTCCACCTCGCGAATCCTCGAGCCGGGCATCGTCGGCGCCGAGCACTTCCGGGTCGCTAACGAGGTCAAGCGGATTCTGCAGAAGTACAAGGAGCTGCAGGACATCATCGCCATCCTCGGTATGGACGAGCTGCAGGAAGAGGACAAGGTACTCGTCGGCCGCGCGCGTCGCCTGCAGAAGTTCCTCGGCCAGAACTTCATCGTCGCCGAGAAGTTCACCGGTGAGGCCGGCTCCGTGGTGCCGCTGCGCGATACCATCGAGGCGTTCGACCGCGTCTGCAAGGGCGAGTTCGACCACCTGCCCGAGCAGGCGTTCAACAGCTGTGGTGGTCTCGACGACGTCGAGGCTGCAGCCAAGAAGATCGCCGGGAAGTAG
- a CDS encoding F0F1 ATP synthase subunit gamma, whose product MASILELRSRIKSVNSTKKITKAQELIATSRITKAQARVAASKPYAEEITKVLSELASASASLDHPLLNERPNPKRAAVLVVTSDRGMCGGYNSNVLKEAEELFQLLRSDGKEPVVYVLGSKGLGYYTFRGRDLGGAWTGFSQDPGYADAAKASRHLVDLFMAGSGSDVPAPNGEGTIEGVDELHIVYTRFVSMLTQSPEVRRMAPLEVMVAEEHVELGDDMLTNGHGDGGSEPVAGYNFEPEPDKLLGTLLPKYISTRIYSSLLDAAASESAARRTAMKAATDNANELVNTLSRQANQARQAQITQEISEIVGGANALASSAGSD is encoded by the coding sequence ATGGCCAGCATTCTCGAGCTCCGCTCGCGCATCAAGTCGGTCAACTCGACCAAGAAGATCACCAAGGCGCAAGAGCTGATCGCGACGTCCAGGATCACCAAGGCGCAAGCCAGGGTTGCCGCGTCGAAGCCGTACGCGGAGGAGATCACCAAGGTTCTCAGCGAACTGGCGAGCGCGTCGGCTTCGCTGGACCACCCGCTACTCAACGAGCGTCCCAATCCCAAGCGTGCCGCGGTCCTGGTCGTCACCAGTGACCGCGGGATGTGTGGCGGATACAACTCCAACGTCCTCAAGGAGGCCGAGGAGCTGTTCCAGCTGCTGCGCAGCGATGGCAAAGAGCCGGTCGTCTACGTTCTCGGGTCCAAGGGCCTGGGGTACTACACGTTCCGCGGTCGCGACCTCGGTGGCGCGTGGACCGGCTTCTCCCAGGATCCGGGCTATGCGGACGCCGCCAAGGCCAGCCGGCACCTCGTCGATCTGTTCATGGCCGGATCAGGCTCGGATGTTCCCGCGCCGAACGGAGAAGGAACGATCGAAGGCGTCGACGAACTGCACATCGTCTACACGCGCTTCGTATCGATGCTGACCCAGTCTCCCGAGGTCCGCCGGATGGCGCCGCTCGAGGTGATGGTTGCCGAGGAGCACGTCGAACTCGGTGACGACATGTTGACCAACGGTCACGGAGATGGCGGATCGGAACCGGTCGCCGGATACAACTTCGAGCCGGAACCTGACAAGTTGCTCGGTACCCTGCTGCCGAAGTACATCAGTACCCGCATCTACTCCTCGCTGCTCGATGCTGCGGCGTCGGAGTCTGCTGCCCGTCGCACCGCCATGAAGGCCGCGACGGACAACGCAAACGAGCTGGTGAATACGTTGAGCCGTCAGGCAAACCAGGCTCGCCAGGCCCAGATCACCCAGGAAATCAGCGAGATCGTCGGCGGCGCGAATGCGCTTGCCTCGAGCGCAGGAAGTGACTAA
- a CDS encoding DsbA family oxidoreductase, with translation MTTPVDVFIDYVCPFCFLVEPAIEGLKRDRDVDVTIRPFELRPYPVPTLRPEDEYLPRVWKDAVYPMAERVGLPMALPSISPQPRTEKAFMVLQLAQEQHRAEVYTVAMYRAFFQEDRNIGENEIILDIATSVGLDRTEAELALHSDERRARQRADHDFAANTVGIDSVPSVVIDGHVLRGVPSAAEMKNAVDQLRVPGST, from the coding sequence ATGACCACCCCGGTCGATGTGTTCATTGACTACGTCTGCCCGTTCTGCTTCCTCGTCGAACCGGCCATCGAGGGACTGAAGCGCGACCGTGATGTCGACGTGACGATTCGTCCGTTCGAGCTGCGCCCGTACCCGGTGCCCACGTTGCGCCCCGAGGACGAGTACCTGCCCCGGGTGTGGAAGGACGCGGTGTACCCGATGGCAGAGCGTGTCGGCCTGCCGATGGCACTTCCCTCGATCTCGCCGCAGCCCCGCACGGAGAAGGCCTTCATGGTGTTGCAACTCGCCCAGGAACAGCACAGGGCCGAGGTCTACACCGTGGCGATGTATAGGGCCTTCTTTCAAGAGGACAGGAACATCGGCGAGAACGAGATCATCCTCGATATCGCCACCTCCGTCGGGCTCGACCGCACCGAGGCCGAACTGGCACTGCACAGCGACGAGCGCCGAGCACGGCAGCGGGCGGATCATGACTTTGCGGCGAACACCGTTGGGATCGACTCAGTGCCCAGCGTCGTCATCGACGGGCACGTGCTGCGCGGGGTTCCCTCGGCGGCGGAGATGAAGAATGCCGTCGACCAACTCAGGGTGCCGGGATCAACCTGA